A stretch of the Euleptes europaea isolate rEulEur1 chromosome 14, rEulEur1.hap1, whole genome shotgun sequence genome encodes the following:
- the EDF1 gene encoding endothelial differentiation-related factor 1 translates to MAESDWDTVTVLRKKGPSAAQAKSKQAVVAAQRRGEDVETSKKWAAGQNKQHSITKNTAKLDRETEELHHDRVPLEVGKVIQQGRQSKGLTQKDLATKINEKPQVIADYESGKAIPNNQVLGKIERAIGLKLRGRDIGKPLEKSPKEQ, encoded by the exons ATGGCAGAAAGTGACTGGGACACGGTGACGGTTCTACGCAAGAAAGGCCCGAGCGCGGCCCAAGCCAAGTCCAAGCAG GCCGTGGTAGCAGCTCAGAGAAGAGGAGAGGATgtggagacctccaagaaat GGGCAGCGGGCCAAAACAAGCAGCACTCTATTACGAAGAACACGGCAAAGCTGGACCGGGAGACGGAGGAGCTGCATCACGACAGGGTCCCCCTTGAAGTGGGCAAAGTGATCCAGCAAGGCAGGCAGAGCAAGGGGCTCACCCAGAAGGACCTGGCCACG AAAATCAATGAAAAGCCGCAAGTGATTGCTGACTATGAATCTGGGAAGGCAATCCCCAACAACCAAGTGCTGGGCAAGATTGAAAGAGCCATCG GCCTTAAGCTTCGCGGGAGGGACATTGGGAAACCCCTCGAAAAGAGCCCAAAAGAACAGTGA